A section of the Myxococcus virescens genome encodes:
- a CDS encoding Tex family protein, which translates to MHPYAAELSQELGLRPEQVDRTLALQEDGATVPFIARYRKEVTGGLDEVQIQTLFDRATERAELDSRRDTILRSIEEQGKLTPELAKALKAARTRTELEDLYLPYKPKRRTRAAIARERGLEPLADLVWKQDGRRGEDVAARVRPFVNPEKDVPDQAAALAGARDICAERVAEDAGLRREAREVSARRGTLCSNVVPAKKGETTKFENYYGHEEPLSQAPSHRVLALLRGEEEGVLKVKLSLPDDEVKGLLAGRVVTKPQSLFAQELRAAVEDSWDRLMGPSLEAELRAELKERADRQAIGVFGENLRHLLLTPPAGARAVLALDPGLRTGTKLAMMDVTGKVVETLTLYSERGADERARAAKLLAAVVQKHQPELVAVGNGTGSREAEAFVRDTLKAMGSQIPVVSVSEQGASIYSASEVARDEFPDLDVSLRGAVSIGRRLQDPLAELVKIDPKSIGVGQYQHDVDQGLLKKKLGEVVDSCVNAVGVDVNTASPQLLEHVSGVGPSLAKKLVAHRASKGRFTTRRELLKVSGLGPKTFEQAAGFLRVRGTEPLDASAVHPERYGVVERMAKDLGVAVSALVGNAELVRKIDPKRYLGPDLGEMTLKDILAELEKPSRDPRGDFTAPQHREDLRSLEDVKEGMVLQGVVTNVTAFGAFVDVGVHQDGLVHVSQISTRFVKDPSEVVKVGDRLTVRVLTVDLARKRLALSVRAVQEGGAPQPSGRPQVGGATGPGRMTERGGGSGGPRQGARPASGPGPKPPSGPGEKKGPEPFNNPFSKLKR; encoded by the coding sequence ATGCATCCCTACGCCGCTGAGCTTTCCCAGGAGCTGGGCCTCAGGCCCGAGCAGGTGGACCGGACCCTCGCGCTGCAAGAGGACGGAGCCACGGTCCCCTTCATCGCGCGCTACCGCAAGGAAGTCACGGGCGGCCTGGACGAGGTCCAGATTCAAACCCTCTTCGACCGGGCCACCGAGCGCGCCGAGCTGGACTCCCGGCGCGACACCATCCTCCGCTCCATTGAGGAGCAGGGGAAGTTGACGCCGGAGCTGGCGAAGGCGCTCAAGGCCGCCAGGACGCGCACGGAGCTGGAGGACCTCTACCTTCCTTACAAGCCCAAGCGCCGCACGCGCGCCGCCATTGCCCGGGAGCGCGGGCTGGAGCCGCTGGCGGACCTGGTGTGGAAGCAGGACGGCCGCCGCGGCGAGGACGTGGCCGCGCGTGTGCGCCCCTTCGTCAACCCGGAGAAGGACGTGCCGGACCAGGCCGCGGCGCTCGCGGGCGCGCGCGACATCTGCGCCGAGCGCGTGGCCGAGGACGCCGGCCTGCGCCGCGAGGCCCGCGAGGTGAGCGCGCGCCGGGGCACGCTGTGCTCGAACGTGGTGCCCGCGAAGAAGGGCGAGACGACCAAGTTCGAGAACTACTACGGCCACGAGGAGCCCCTGTCCCAGGCCCCCTCGCACCGCGTGCTGGCGCTGCTGCGCGGCGAGGAAGAGGGCGTGCTGAAGGTGAAGCTCTCCCTGCCCGACGACGAGGTGAAGGGCCTGCTGGCCGGGCGCGTGGTGACGAAGCCGCAGTCCCTCTTCGCACAGGAGCTGCGCGCCGCCGTGGAGGACAGCTGGGACCGGCTGATGGGCCCGTCGCTGGAGGCGGAGCTGCGCGCGGAGCTGAAGGAGCGCGCGGACCGGCAGGCCATTGGCGTCTTCGGGGAGAACCTGCGCCACCTGCTGCTCACGCCGCCCGCGGGCGCCCGCGCGGTGCTGGCCCTGGACCCGGGCCTGCGTACGGGCACCAAGCTGGCGATGATGGACGTCACCGGCAAGGTGGTGGAGACGCTGACGCTCTATTCGGAGCGCGGCGCGGACGAGCGCGCCCGCGCGGCGAAGCTGCTGGCCGCGGTGGTGCAGAAGCACCAGCCGGAGCTCGTCGCCGTGGGCAACGGCACGGGCAGCCGCGAGGCGGAGGCCTTCGTGCGTGACACGCTGAAGGCGATGGGCTCGCAAATCCCCGTGGTGTCGGTGAGCGAGCAGGGCGCGTCCATCTACTCCGCCTCCGAGGTGGCCCGCGACGAGTTCCCGGACCTGGACGTCAGCCTGCGCGGCGCGGTGTCCATTGGCCGGCGCCTCCAGGACCCGCTGGCGGAGCTGGTGAAGATCGACCCCAAGAGCATCGGCGTGGGGCAGTACCAGCACGACGTGGACCAGGGGCTGCTCAAGAAGAAGCTGGGCGAGGTGGTGGACTCGTGTGTCAACGCGGTGGGCGTGGACGTCAACACCGCGTCTCCGCAGTTGTTGGAGCACGTGTCCGGCGTGGGGCCGTCCCTGGCGAAGAAGCTGGTGGCGCACCGCGCGTCGAAGGGCCGCTTCACCACGCGGCGCGAGCTGCTGAAGGTGAGCGGGCTGGGGCCCAAGACGTTCGAACAGGCGGCGGGCTTCCTGCGCGTGCGCGGGACGGAGCCGCTGGATGCCAGCGCCGTCCATCCGGAGCGCTACGGCGTCGTGGAGCGCATGGCCAAGGATTTGGGCGTGGCCGTGAGCGCGCTGGTGGGCAACGCCGAGCTGGTCCGCAAGATTGACCCGAAGCGCTACCTGGGCCCGGACCTGGGCGAGATGACGCTCAAGGACATCCTGGCGGAGCTGGAGAAGCCCAGCCGCGACCCGCGCGGCGACTTCACCGCGCCCCAGCACCGCGAGGACCTGCGCTCGCTGGAGGACGTGAAGGAGGGCATGGTGCTCCAGGGCGTGGTGACGAACGTCACCGCGTTCGGCGCCTTCGTGGACGTGGGCGTGCATCAGGACGGCCTCGTCCACGTGTCGCAAATCTCCACGCGCTTCGTGAAGGACCCCTCCGAAGTGGTGAAGGTGGGCGACCGGCTGACGGTGCGCGTGCTCACCGTGGACCTGGCGCGCAAGCGGCTGGCGCTCTCCGTGCGCGCGGTGCAGGAGGGGGGAGCGCCGCAGCCGTCGGGCCGCCCCCAGGTCGGCGGGGCCACGGGGCCGGGCCGCATGACGGAGCGCGGCGGCGGAAGCGGCGGGCCTCGTCAGGGCGCCCGGCCTGCCTCCGGCCCGGGGCCGAAGCCGCCTTCAGGGCCCGGTGAGAAGAAGGGCCCGGAGCCCTTCAACAACCCGTTCAGCAAGCTCAAGCGCTGA
- a CDS encoding GNAT family N-acetyltransferase: protein MLPGAPVSDVRLVPARPEHVDFWLAMRAAPGARRFVDTEDDTRELLLRRILEAGALGEPRVRSFRWFVEADGQLVGTVSARDLSRVHGRIELGYMMADAHHGRGLGSRAVGLMLEQLFTLPYLQRVWLTTLAENTGSQGVARKLGFTMEGTLRGHCLFQGQRRDQQLWGLLRPEWDARRAAFVAG, encoded by the coding sequence ATGTTGCCCGGTGCTCCCGTTTCCGACGTCCGACTCGTTCCCGCCCGGCCGGAGCACGTGGACTTCTGGCTGGCCATGCGGGCGGCCCCCGGCGCGCGGCGCTTCGTGGACACCGAGGACGACACGCGGGAGCTGCTCCTGCGGCGCATCCTGGAAGCGGGCGCGTTGGGTGAGCCCCGCGTGCGGAGCTTCCGGTGGTTCGTGGAGGCGGACGGGCAGCTCGTGGGGACGGTGTCCGCGCGGGACTTGTCGCGCGTGCATGGCCGCATCGAGCTGGGCTACATGATGGCGGACGCGCACCACGGCCGGGGCCTGGGCTCCCGCGCGGTGGGGTTGATGCTGGAGCAGTTGTTCACGCTGCCCTACCTCCAGCGGGTGTGGCTGACGACGCTGGCGGAGAACACGGGCTCTCAGGGCGTGGCGCGCAAGCTGGGCTTCACGATGGAAGGCACCCTGCGCGGGCACTGTCTGTTCCAGGGGCAACGCCGGGACCAGCAACTCTGGGGCCTGCTGCGCCCGGAGTGGGACGCCCGGCGCGCGGCGTTCGTCGCGGGCTGA
- a CDS encoding alkaline phosphatase D family protein encodes MFPAEWKSALDSRPCLLTRATRSPALFDRFKRRSFLQAVVAVAATTAFGCSDDETSSDAGEKYFPQSVCSGDPRPDSVVLWVRAVDPDNAGANTQVRLEVSTSESFSSLVLDQQFTAQAQFDHALKVKVTNLSARTTYYYRFTIDANGQKYSTVTGRTRTAPAAGDDVPVKFVFASCQDYIGRYYNAWQHLLQLNEDLDFVVFLGDYVYETTGDASFQSVDGRGIVFSEPEKALRQGTGLTAFYAANSLSNYRDLYKTLRTDKVIQQVHERYPFIITWDDHEFSDDCWGDVATYTDERTNEKQTERRRNAEQAFFEYIPMDHGASNAGAIDINAVVAQPTRIYRDFEFGRNLKLLVTDTRTYRPDHLIPEDAYPGKVAVPAEQLDMVLPTLPEAVQAQLQSDMFAYVNIDAAELAPYKEILTGVYVQQAVAAGLTPDEASTKAGAWVSGGLSLFYVNQVLNAVNQAREAAGGSAIPLIPATGAPRGLAYAHMGKTGLFGIQGSRYVVVKPIFDLYAAIKYMGSAGASEGIFGNEQQAWLQESVQADNAWKIIVSSISLTSMVFKLSEKADVPDPTLRQDFYFNVDQWDGFPTKKQEFLKFLRDSQVKNALFISGDIHASFASVESGIPALTTPAISSGSIKELAGLAVIGAGFSTGSTVYRYIVTELDKSLKEAHPGMEFVNGDAHGFVVLEVGGTEAKAAFHLIPSTEITKDYSLRQPSELTAKFTRRDFVIKDGTITSA; translated from the coding sequence ATGTTTCCTGCTGAGTGGAAGAGCGCTCTAGACTCGCGGCCCTGTCTCCTAACCCGCGCAACCCGGAGTCCCGCCTTGTTCGATCGATTCAAACGCCGCAGTTTCCTCCAGGCCGTCGTCGCCGTTGCCGCGACCACTGCGTTCGGATGTTCCGACGACGAGACGTCGTCGGATGCTGGCGAGAAGTACTTCCCGCAGTCCGTGTGCTCGGGTGACCCGCGTCCGGACAGCGTGGTGTTGTGGGTGCGGGCGGTGGACCCGGACAACGCGGGGGCGAACACGCAGGTGCGGCTGGAGGTGTCCACCAGCGAGTCGTTCAGCAGCCTGGTGCTGGACCAGCAGTTCACCGCGCAGGCGCAGTTCGACCATGCGTTGAAGGTGAAGGTCACCAACCTGTCGGCGCGCACGACGTACTACTACCGCTTCACCATCGACGCGAACGGTCAGAAGTACTCCACGGTGACGGGCCGCACCCGCACCGCGCCGGCCGCGGGCGACGACGTGCCGGTGAAGTTCGTCTTCGCCAGCTGCCAGGACTACATCGGCCGTTACTACAACGCGTGGCAGCACCTGCTGCAGCTCAACGAGGACCTCGACTTCGTCGTGTTCCTGGGCGACTACGTCTACGAGACGACGGGCGACGCGTCGTTCCAGTCCGTGGATGGGCGCGGCATCGTCTTCAGCGAGCCGGAGAAGGCGCTCCGCCAGGGCACGGGCCTGACGGCGTTCTACGCGGCCAACTCGCTGTCCAACTACCGCGACCTCTACAAGACCCTGCGCACGGACAAGGTCATCCAGCAGGTGCACGAGCGCTACCCGTTCATCATCACGTGGGATGACCACGAGTTCTCCGACGACTGCTGGGGCGACGTCGCCACGTACACGGACGAGCGCACCAACGAGAAGCAGACCGAGCGCCGCCGCAACGCGGAGCAGGCCTTCTTCGAGTACATCCCCATGGACCACGGCGCGAGCAACGCGGGCGCCATCGACATCAACGCCGTGGTGGCCCAGCCGACGCGCATCTACCGCGACTTCGAGTTCGGCCGGAACCTGAAGCTGCTGGTGACGGACACGCGCACGTACCGCCCGGACCACCTCATCCCCGAGGACGCGTACCCGGGCAAGGTGGCGGTGCCGGCCGAGCAGCTGGACATGGTGCTGCCGACGCTGCCGGAGGCCGTCCAGGCGCAGCTCCAGTCCGACATGTTCGCCTACGTGAACATCGACGCGGCGGAGCTGGCGCCCTACAAGGAGATCCTCACGGGCGTGTACGTGCAGCAGGCCGTCGCCGCCGGGCTCACGCCGGATGAGGCGTCCACGAAGGCGGGCGCCTGGGTCTCCGGTGGGCTGTCGCTGTTCTACGTCAACCAGGTGCTCAACGCCGTCAACCAGGCGCGTGAGGCGGCGGGTGGTTCAGCCATTCCGCTCATCCCCGCGACGGGGGCGCCGCGCGGTCTGGCCTATGCGCACATGGGCAAGACGGGCCTCTTCGGCATCCAGGGCTCGCGCTACGTCGTGGTGAAGCCCATCTTCGACCTGTACGCGGCCATCAAGTACATGGGCTCCGCGGGAGCCTCGGAGGGCATCTTCGGCAACGAGCAGCAGGCGTGGCTCCAGGAGTCGGTGCAGGCGGACAACGCGTGGAAGATCATCGTCTCCTCGATTTCGCTCACCTCCATGGTGTTCAAGCTGAGCGAGAAGGCGGACGTCCCGGACCCCACGCTGCGCCAGGACTTCTACTTCAACGTGGACCAGTGGGACGGCTTCCCCACGAAGAAGCAGGAGTTCTTGAAGTTCCTGCGCGACAGCCAGGTGAAGAACGCGCTGTTCATCTCCGGCGACATCCACGCGTCCTTCGCGTCCGTGGAGTCCGGCATCCCCGCGCTGACGACGCCGGCCATCTCCTCCGGCTCCATCAAGGAGCTGGCGGGCCTGGCCGTCATCGGCGCGGGCTTCTCCACTGGCAGCACGGTGTACCGGTACATCGTGACGGAGCTGGACAAGTCGCTGAAGGAAGCGCACCCCGGCATGGAGTTCGTGAACGGTGATGCCCACGGCTTCGTGGTGCTGGAGGTCGGCGGCACCGAGGCGAAGGCGGCCTTCCACCTCATCCCGAGCACGGAAATCACCAAGGACTACTCGCTGCGCCAGCCTTCCGAGCTGACGGCGAAGTTCACCCGCCGCGACTTCGTCATCAAGGACGGCACCATCACCTCCGCCTGA
- the recA gene encoding recombinase RecA, which yields MAVNQEKEKAIELAMSAVERQFGKGSIMRLGNDEPLMRDVQAIPTGSISLDIALGVGGVPKGRIIEIFGPESSGKTTLCLHIVAEAQKRGGICGYVDAEHALDVGYARKLGVRTDDLLLSQPDTGEQALEIAEMLVRSGAIDVLVVDSVAALVPKAELEGEMGDAHMGVQARLMSQALRKLTGTISKSQTCVIFINQIRMKIGVMFGNPETTTGGNALKFYASQRLDIRRIGAIKNGDNVVGSRTRVKVVKNKVAPPFKEVEFDIMYGTGISREGDLIDLASNENIVEKSGSWFSFNGERIGQGRENVKDYLREHPEIAKDIEGRVLEKYGIGKSGAPVAAAPDESAPAEGGSEKRGRVKAVK from the coding sequence ATGGCCGTGAATCAGGAGAAGGAAAAGGCGATCGAACTGGCGATGTCCGCGGTGGAGCGCCAGTTCGGCAAGGGGTCCATCATGCGGCTCGGCAACGACGAGCCGCTGATGCGAGACGTTCAGGCCATCCCGACGGGCTCCATCTCGCTGGACATCGCCCTGGGCGTGGGTGGTGTGCCCAAGGGCCGCATCATCGAAATCTTCGGGCCGGAGTCGTCCGGTAAGACGACGCTGTGTCTCCACATCGTCGCCGAGGCGCAGAAGCGCGGCGGCATCTGCGGCTACGTGGACGCGGAGCACGCGCTGGACGTGGGCTACGCGCGCAAGCTGGGCGTGCGCACCGATGACCTGCTGCTGAGCCAGCCGGACACCGGTGAGCAGGCGCTGGAAATCGCGGAGATGCTGGTGCGCTCGGGCGCCATCGACGTGCTGGTGGTGGACTCGGTGGCCGCGCTCGTGCCGAAGGCGGAGCTCGAGGGTGAGATGGGCGACGCGCACATGGGTGTGCAGGCCCGCCTCATGAGCCAGGCGCTCCGCAAGCTGACGGGCACCATCTCCAAGAGCCAGACGTGCGTCATCTTCATCAACCAGATTCGCATGAAGATTGGCGTGATGTTCGGCAACCCGGAGACGACGACGGGCGGTAACGCGCTGAAGTTCTACGCGTCGCAGCGCCTGGACATCCGCCGCATCGGCGCCATCAAGAATGGCGACAACGTGGTGGGCAGCCGCACCCGCGTGAAGGTGGTGAAGAACAAGGTCGCGCCGCCGTTCAAGGAGGTCGAGTTCGACATCATGTACGGCACGGGCATCTCCCGTGAGGGCGACCTCATCGACCTCGCCTCCAACGAGAACATCGTGGAGAAGAGCGGCAGCTGGTTCTCCTTCAACGGTGAGCGCATCGGCCAGGGCCGGGAGAATGTGAAGGACTACCTGCGCGAGCACCCGGAGATTGCCAAGGACATCGAAGGCCGCGTGCTGGAGAAGTACGGCATCGGCAAGTCGGGTGCGCCCGTCGCCGCGGCGCCGGACGAGTCCGCGCCGGCCGAAGGTGGCAGCGAGAAGCGCGGCCGCGTGAAGGCCGTGAAGTAG